One window of Papaver somniferum cultivar HN1 chromosome 9, ASM357369v1, whole genome shotgun sequence genomic DNA carries:
- the LOC113312751 gene encoding uncharacterized protein LOC113312751, whose product MVVIIMYGYCDYSKKKVQWDFIKNIGLNISQPWVLLGDLNFHLTDTSSGSSSSSDGMVNSILQDISLEDLGFIGRGHTWSNNNMGTGEKRSKIDLALVNGAWNTSFTDSKLLHLSQMGSDHCPIMLVTDYSQPKLWKPFKFFRTWLHDSTCAAEVAKAWDKSVQGSPGYKLIKILQFTRITLSKWNKIHFGDINQNVDTLQQQLSVIQGLPYSHENNIKAAEVERELDKWHQIQYEFHKQKSRDNFVKDMDYNTRYFHTLTKRRRARNNIDSLQDGEGNWLHSRDDTAAMLTNHFKSISSSNNISIEEKHYLHIPTLITEEDNRILLLPPTNEEIVKILKSMESWSAPGPEGF is encoded by the coding sequence ATGGTTGTTATCATTATGTATGGATACTGTGATTATTCAAAGAAGAAAGTGCAATGGGATTTCATTAAGAATATTGGTttaaatatttctcaaccgtggGTTCTTCTGGGTGATTTAAACTTTCATTTAACTGATACTTCTTCTGGGAGTTCTTCATCAAGTGATGGAATGGTCAACTCTATACTTCAAGATATTAGTTTAGAGGACTTGGGTTTTATAGGCAGAGGACATACTTGGTCGAACAACAATATGGGTACAGGTGAAAAGAGGTCAAAAATTGATTTGGCACTGGTTAATGGGGCTTGGAACACTAGTTTCACAGACTCTAAACTTCTTCATCTTTCTCAAATGGGAAGTGACCATTGTCCAATCATGCTGGTTACTGATTACTCTCAACCAAAATTATGGAAACCTTTCAAGTTTTTCAGGACCTGGTTACATGATAGCACATGTGCAGCTGAGGTGGCTAAAGCCTGGGATAAGTCAGTTCAAGGGTCTCCTGGATATAAACTCATCAAAATACTCCAATTCACAAGAATCACTCTTTCTAAATGGAACAAAATACACTTTGGTGATATTAACCAAAATGTGGATACTCTTCAACAACAACTATCTGTCATACAAGGGCTTCCATATTCTCATGAAAATAATATCAAGGCTGCTGAGGTTGAAAGGGAACTAGATAAATGGCATCAAATTCAGTATGAGTTTCATAAGCAAAAATCTAGAGATAATTTTGTAAAGGACATGGATTACAACACACGGTATTTTCACACTCTTACAAAAAGGAGAAGAGCTAGGAATAATATTGATTCATTACAAGATGGGGAAGGTAACTGGCTACACTCAAGAGATGATACAGCTGCAATGCtaactaatcattttaagagtatAAGTTCTTCTAATAATATTTCTATTGAAGAAAAACATTATCTGCATATTCCTACCTTAATCACTGAAGAGGACAATAGAATACTTCTCTTACCTCCAACTAATGAAGAGATTGTGAAAATATTAAAAAGTATGGAGAGCTGGTCAGCTCCAGGTCCTGAGGGTTTTTAA